Genomic window (Chromatiales bacterium):
GGTCGCGGTTGCACGCGCGGGTCACAAAAGCTACGTGCTGCCGTTTCTGATCGTGCTGGTGGCGATTTCGTTCTATTTCGGCTACCTGTCCGTGCACTCGAACGCACGTGGCGCGGCGTACGTCAGCGCGATCGAGCAGCGGATCGACGGCGCCGAATCGGCGATCCAGGGCGAACTCGACCACATGGCCGCGGACGTCGGCGCCACCCTGCAAAGCTACCGTGCGCTGGCCGAGGACGCACGCAAGGGCCAGGACAAGTCCGGTCTCGCCGGCTGCGGTCCGATCTGTCAGGGCTATTACGAGGCCAAGGACCGCGTCGCCCGCAGCTTTTCGCACCTGCTCGAACCGCCGCACGCCAGCATCGCGAGCCGCGAGGCCGCCGTCGAACAGCGCTGGGCCACGCTCGGGCGCCTGTACGCCGGCTATCGCGAGCGGCGGGCCGAATACAGCCGCTTCCTCGCCTCTGAACAGCGACCCGACGAGCGCGACGCAGCGGCCGCATCGATCGACACCGAAGTCGCCGCGCTCGACCGCATCTTCGAGACCGGCCGCACCGACCGGCTGAGCCTGACCTCCGACAGCCTCGGCGCCATCCGCCAGGATCGCGAGGTCATGGTCAGCGCGCTGATCTCCATCCTGCCCGATGTGATCAACCTCGCCATGGCGCTGGCCCTGATCGCATTGCGTCGGACCATCGCGCCTAGGCTGCCCAAATCACGGCTGCCGCGCCGGCGCCAGCCCCCGCAGCTCGCGCCGCTGCGCCAGGAACCGTTTCTTTCGCCGCTGCCGGCGCTGGAATCACCCGAGGTCATGCGCGCGCGCAACGCCGCGCGCTGAGAAACCGGATCGACCCGGTCAGGTCCGCAGCGGCGCCGGCCGCTGGCGGATCAGCCACTTGCGGTAGTCGGCCAGGATCAGCGCATGGTCGAAGGCGAGCGGCACATCCACGGCCAGCGGATCGAGCACGCGCACGGCGCGCGCGTCGTCGGCGGCCACCGGCGCACCCGTGGCATCGGCGATATAGACGGCACTGACCGTGTGGCCGCGCGGGTCGCGATCCGGCGCCGAGTACACGCCGAGCAGCACGACCAGCGTCACATTGAGCCCGGTCTCCTCACGGGCCTCGCGAATCGCCGCCTGCTCCACCCGCTCGCCGACATCGACGAACCCACCGGGCAGCGCCCAGCCGGGCGGCGGATTGCGCCGCTCGATCAGCACGACCGGCAACCCGGGGCGATCGACCAGGCGAATGATCGTGTCGACCGTCAGCGGCGGTGTGACAGGCGCAGGCAAAGTTGTCGGGCGCGAGGTCTAGCGCTGAGGCAGCAGGCTGTACTGAATGGAAGTCTGGTTGCCGAGTCCGCGGGCCAGCGAAACCTGCACTTCCAGCGTCCAGCCCGAGCGTGTGAAGCGCATGTGCCGGAGCTCCGGATTCTGCGCGACAAGCCCTCCGCTCCAGCCGGCCCCCTCCAGCAGGCGCAGCGTTTCCTCGCCGACCGCGGGTACCGGATCGGACGTGACATAGATCGCGATCGCGTCCTGCTCGAACATCGCGTTCGCGCCTGCGTAACGCGGCAGGCTCGGCACATGCGGCGCTGTACCGGCGGGCTGAGCCGCAAGCTTCGCGATTGTCGCCGTGGCCGGAGCGGCCGGTGACGCATCGCCGTCCACCGCACCATGACGCTTCAGCAGGGCCTCCAGATCCGTCTGGCCGGTATCACGGGCGAAACCGAGCGGTGTCTGGCCGTCGGAGCGCGGCCGGTTCGCATCCGCACCCGCTTCCAGAAAGGCCTCCACCAGATCCGGCCGCCCCTCGTTCATGATCGAAAACAGCAGGGGTTCGTCGAACCGGTCGGTGATGTTCGGATCGGCACCGGCCTTGAACAACTGCCTGGCCAATGCCAGGTCGGCCACGGCTTCGTGCAGCGGACGGCGTCCCGACTCGTTCGCAACATTCGGGTCCGCGCCGGCTTCCAGGAGCATCTTCAGCAGCTGGGCGTCCTGATTCTCGATCGCGAACAGCAATGGCGTGGAATACGGGCTGCCCTGATTCAGGTCCACACCGTGCTTCGCGAGCAGCGCGACGATCTCATTCCTGCGCTCCCCGAAATTCTGTAACGTCTTGAACAGGGGCGACAGGCCATCGGCGTCCTTTGCGTTGAAATCCGCGCCCGCATCCAGAACCGCGGCAACGATCGCGGGGTCATCCGTCTCGACGGCCAGATGGGCCAGCGTGCGGCCGTACACGTCGGCCCCCTGCGTGCTCGCACCCGAATCCAGCAGCAGCTTCACCACGTCTTTTTTCTGCGTCTCGACGGCACGCATCACGGGCGTGTGACCGATCGCATCCACGGCATTCGGGTTCGCGCCAGCCGCGAGCAGCTCGCGCACGGCATTGACATTGCCGCTTTGCGCGGCCCAGCCGAGCATGCTGCGCTGGTTCTGCTGGTGATTGGCGTTCGCACCCTTCTTGATCAGCGCCTCGACCTCGCCGCGATTGCTGAAAATCGCCGCCCGATACAGCCTGTCGTCCACCTCCGCGGCGCCAGCGACTGCCGTCTTGGCCAGCAACAGCACGGCCATGGCATTCATGATTTTCCGCATGGTTTTACTCCCGCTTTCCCGGTGGGTGATCCTGAAGCTCAACGCCTCGAAAAGGAGCGATGTTCGTCAACGATCGCGCGAATCTCGCCGAATCCGTCCGGCTGC
Coding sequences:
- a CDS encoding NUDIX hydrolase, whose translation is MPAPVTPPLTVDTIIRLVDRPGLPVVLIERRNPPPGWALPGGFVDVGERVEQAAIREAREETGLNVTLVVLLGVYSAPDRDPRGHTVSAVYIADATGAPVAADDARAVRVLDPLAVDVPLAFDHALILADYRKWLIRQRPAPLRT
- a CDS encoding ankyrin repeat domain-containing protein; the encoded protein is MRKIMNAMAVLLLAKTAVAGAAEVDDRLYRAAIFSNRGEVEALIKKGANANHQQNQRSMLGWAAQSGNVNAVRELLAAGANPNAVDAIGHTPVMRAVETQKKDVVKLLLDSGASTQGADVYGRTLAHLAVETDDPAIVAAVLDAGADFNAKDADGLSPLFKTLQNFGERRNEIVALLAKHGVDLNQGSPYSTPLLFAIENQDAQLLKMLLEAGADPNVANESGRRPLHEAVADLALARQLFKAGADPNITDRFDEPLLFSIMNEGRPDLVEAFLEAGADANRPRSDGQTPLGFARDTGQTDLEALLKRHGAVDGDASPAAPATATIAKLAAQPAGTAPHVPSLPRYAGANAMFEQDAIAIYVTSDPVPAVGEETLRLLEGAGWSGGLVAQNPELRHMRFTRSGWTLEVQVSLARGLGNQTSIQYSLLPQR